From the Aspergillus puulaauensis MK2 DNA, chromosome 1, nearly complete sequence genome, the window GCCGAATGCACGGTGGGCGATGTTCATCAGCTCAGTCATGGCGGAAATGATATGAGGTGGAGTTGCTTGGGTATGATCGCTCAGCATTAAGCGGAAGTGGTAGAGCTTCACAAAGTATAAACTAATCACCGCGGCATCGGCTGTCCGCAGGAGAGGAGTCCTGGGGGCTGTTGAGATCCGTGTCATTCGTAGGATGGGACTATATTGCTATGTAATGCAGTTAGCCATGACGACAGTTCCAGGTAGAGCAACAGGTTTGCTATTGGTATGAAGGAATACCGTTTCAAGTTCCCTAATTCCCGACTCAATTTCAAGGTCTAGCGGTTTTGCTTCCTCTGAAGCCATCTTGCTGAGTTCGTTCACCTTGTGGAAGAGCAATCCCACTTTGTTTCCCAGCTCTATTGCTGCTGTCGTCTCAAGATCGCACATGGCTTCGTATTCCGGATATGACTGACCCCAATGCCGCTCCAATATGTATCGTTGCTGGGAGAAGATTCGCCAATATAGATCGTCCCTTCCAAGCAGGTACTTCGCGAGATAACCACCGCATTCTTCAAACCCTACCCTGATATCCTCTGATGCTAGGAAAAGCAGCAATCGTCCAATAAGACCAGGTTCAGTTGATAGAGAGGGATCCTGCCAGGCAGAGACAAGAGACTTCTCTCCCGACTTGGTCCCCGCGCTCATGCTGTCTAAATTATATcgttttatatagtttagaATCGCTATGCTGAGCTGGTCGACAGCCCTTTTGTCCAGGACATCACGGTGAGTCATGTATAGGTATAAAAAGAACCATGAGCTAAGAGTGGCGAAATGGTGCGGCTCACTCGCGAGGCTCATGAGTTGTACGAGCATTTCAGAACCTCTCCGAAAGTGTGTTCTATTCACACTCGTGCTGATTACCGGGCGAGGGGACCGTTGGTTCAGGTCCATCGAAGAGAGCGCAATCAGTAAATGCATAGCCATGGGCACATTCGAGACAGCCTGGAAAATGCAGCCGAGCATGGACCATTGAGGAGTCCGAAGTATGCGAGCTGAGATGAATGTATTCTGGTAGTGGCTCAAGGCCTGATATTCACCTCCACTGAGAATGAGAGACTCGTCAAGGACAATGTCATGCATAAACAAACAAGACGAGtagagaaggctgctgaagTCTGAACAAGGACCGGGCCAGGATATATCCAACTCGCTTCCGGTTTGGGGAGCCAATGCGACTTCACCTAGACTTTGGTCCCAGACAGTACAGGTTGGCGTGTTCCCAACGGTTTCATGGATAGTATTAGCACTGGGGGAATTATTTGGTTCGCCCTTGTCATTGCTGGGTGTTTTCTGGGCGGCGGGTTTTGGAAGAAtggttcttttcttctcacTTGATGCGCGAGTCACGATCGGATCGGTTCTCTTAGGGGACCAAGAACACTGCAGCTCCAGGCGAGAACATCGCGAGCAGTCCGGATGGCGTTCGTCACATTTCACTTTTGCCGAACGACACGCGTCACAGGCATTCGTTCTCGGTCGTCCTAGTCGCCTGCTCGGAACGGACTGCAGATGATCGGGCATTGATCAGGAGAGCAGCTTCACATATCAAACGGTAATCATTCATCTTGCACGGAGGGGCGATGGGAAAGTATGAGACGTGGCCTAAGCTTTGCCTTGTAGCCCTAGATGGCGTCGTTGTCCCCACCTGCAACGACCGACAGCGTTTATTTGACGACTTTCCCGAGGGCCAACCACGTTCCGGTATCGCGGTTGATAAGATAATGCTCGTCACTGGCTGGGCAGATGGCGCCTTCTGTCGCAATCTCTGAGCATACCGATAGGATATCGCTCTGTATTTACCCTTGCTACAGCATCATTTGGTGACAGAGAGTACAAcgtaagatatataaactttGCTCAATATGCGTTTCAGTTCATATCGGTGATAACGTTACACTTTATTCTTCTCCTACATTTCTGTCCCAATTTAAAAGACGCGAATATGAACATTccagagaaagaagagaaggccatGCCTACGGTCCAGGTGGGAGTCCTTCATTGCGAGAACGAGAAGGCGCTGATGCGCAAGGTTGACTGGCAGTATGAGACATTGTCCATTACTCCTATAAAGACAGAGTTCAACTGACATGCATCTTTCAGCATTCTGCCTGTCATGCTCGCTGCCTACATGCTTCAGTTCCTCGACAAGACTGCGCTAGGTTATACTGCAATATTTGGCGTCCCGGAATCATTGGTACATGGATCGGGCTTTGCCAAGGGGTAATTGCTGACAGTGAGAACCAGAATCTTGTTGGTGACCAGTATTCATGGGCCTCCAGTGCCTTTTACTTTGGATTCCTGGTGGCGTCATACCCGGTCTCCCTATGCTTCGTCAAATTTCCGATAGGGAGATtcctttccatttccttgtACGTGAAGCAACCTCTCCCGTCCAGGCTGCATATCCAGAGCTAGCTCATAATCATCTCCCTAGCCTTATCTGGGCTATCTTCCTGGCGTGTCATGGTGCGACATCCAACTTCGCCAGTCTGGTGACTGTTCGCGTCCTCCTCGGGGCTCTGGAAAGTACAATTGGCCCCGGTCTATCTCTGGTCACCGGTCTCTGGTACAAACGGTCTGAGCATGCCTCTAGACATGGGATTTGGTTTGCAGGAAACAGCATTTCGTCTATTTTCGGCGGACTGTTAACGTATGGTATCGGTCATATCAGCAACTCAGTCGACCCATGGAGGGTACGTTGCCCTGCACATCCCAGACATTACCTGAGTATAGTCTGATAGTGGATAGTGGATATTCATCATATTCGGCATCGTCACCTTTGCATATGGAATTGTGCTCTTCATCTACCTACCAGACAGTCCTCGCAACGCCCGTTTCCTTTCTAAAAAGGAGGGAGAGTTTGTCCATCAACGTGCTCAGCAGGAGACACACACCGCAGTTTCATATAAATGGTCACAAAGCCAATGTGTCGAAGCACTTGTAGACCCGAAAACCTGGCTCATCTTCGTGTATGCCATGGGGTCCTGCATCCCCAATGGTGGCCTCACAAGCGTAAGAATAACTGGCTTGCGCTACACTGAAGCTTTACTGACCATTTCTATCCCCTGCAGTTTGGAAGTATTGTTattgctgggtttggttACTCTACGTTTGACACTCTCCTCGTTTCATTACCCACCTCGGTGTTCACCTTGATATGGGTAGTTCTGGCCACGATTGTTACCTCCAAAGTTCCCAAATCGCGCTGCATTGCTGCCGCCGTTTTATCGCTCATCAGTCTAGCCGGCTGTCTCATGGTCTCCCAGATTGACCCAACCAAGAAAGTGGCCCGATTAGCTGGAATGTGGCTATTCCCTGCATATTCTGCCGGAGTCCCTATCATTTTGAGTATCATTGCCTCTAACGTCGCCGGATACACCAAGAGGACAACCGTGACCGCGGTGATGTTCATCGGAAATTGTGCTGGTAATATCACAGgcccttttctctttttcacTGATGAAATGCCGGGCTATGAGGTAAGTGCCTCCCATTTAGATACAACCTAGACTGACCCCGGGTAGAGTGCCTGGCTGGGGATTATGATTTCACTGGCCATTGCCTTCGTCGCTATTCTTGCTTTGCGTCACCTACTTCAGTTCCAGAACCAACAGCGCGATCGCCAGCAGAATGGAAGGATAGACCCTGAATCCCGCAGGGTCATTGAcgccgaggaggttgttACACTCGATAAAGATGAGACTGACTGGGAGAACCCAGGATTCCGCTATTATTTGTAACGACTTTATTCCCACCGTAGAGTCAAGTTCGAGCCCAGTTATGTGTATCTAGATATGCAGGTGCTCTACGGCCCTGGACGAAAcaaaagattttatttaattcttttttaattactaagTTACTCTTTTTCCTCTCTGATAGGCTCGGTAAATTGCTGAATCCGATGCATTGGGGTTTTCCGACCAAGTTATGGATCAATCACGCTATCCAGTGATATACTACCTCAAGCGACATACTTAAAGCGACGCTTTGGCTCTTGATTAATTCTTCATCGGCATTATTAACTCTCTTTATCCTCACAATGGCATGGGAATCAATTGCCGCCACAAAAAGACAGGCGCTCAAGGCCTCTATTCCGGCCGAATGGGTGATCCCTCCTAGGATCTTTCCCCCTGACGCCCAGCTAGATGTGACCACTTTCCCCCAGGAATCTGGATTTTTTACTAAACACGAACTAGAGATTACCTCTACTCCTGCCCTTGAGATCGTATCTAATCTGTCTTCGGGGTCGTGGACATCAGAGGAGGTGACAAAGGCATTCTGTAAAACTGCAGCTGTAGCTCAGCAACTGGtaattatttctttcccAATGTACTGAACAAATATCTAACTGCGACCCACAGACAAACTGCCTGACAGAAATCCTCTTCGACGAAGCCATCATGCGCGCAAAAGACCTTGATACCTATTTCCAACAAACCGGCAAGCTAAAGGGCCCCTTGCACGGTCTGCCTATTTCTATAAAGGACAACTTCAATATTGTTGGCCATGACTCTACTATCGGGTTTACATCACTCGTCGACAAGCCTGCTATCTATAATAGTACAGTTGTTGATATCCTTCTGGAAGCCGGCGCGGTACTCTACTGCAAGACCAATGTACCAACTGCTATGATGATCACAGAGTCTGTGAATAATATATTTGGCCGCACAGTTAACCCGCGGAATCGCAGCCTCACCACTGGGGGATCGACTGGTGGCGAAGCTGCCTTGATTGCATTTGGTGGTAGTCGGATTGGTGTCGGAAGTGATATTGGTATGTATCAACTACCAACTACCAACTATCATGCAGAAGACTGATAACTTAGGTGGCTCCCTCCGTATGCCCGCTGCCTGTACCGgtctcttcaccctccgTCCCTCCTGCGGGCGCTTTCCCAACTCCCTGGCACGCGCCTGTCTCGAAGGCCAGGAATCGGTGAGTGGCGTTACTGGCCCAATTGCCAAAACGCTAGACGAAATTGCTTTCTGGGCTAGGGCTATTATCAGCCAACAGCCCTGGATTCGCGACCCGAAGTGTCTCCCTATTCCCTGGGAATCAACGGAGATCAATAAGAAGACTGTCAAAATTGCTATTCTCTGGACTGACGGATTTGTTACTCCAACACCCCCTGTTGCTCGTGCACTCAAGGAGACTGTGCAGAGATTAGTGGAAGCTGGTCACGAGGTTATTACCTGGGCACCGACTGATCACTTGGAAATTCTTAGTCTGCTTGGGCGCATGTTTCTTGCAGATGGAGGGAAGTCTGTACGGGAGCTCCTTGAGCCAACGGGGGAACCATTCCGGCCAGAAATGAAGCCATATGAGGACGCAAAGGAAATGAGTGTATATGATCTATGGCAGATGCATAGGAGTCGCAACGCCCTCTGCAAATCTTACCTAGATCGGTGGAATGACACGGGAATCGATGCCCTTCTTTGTATGTCCCCCCGTCTGCTTTAGTATGTAGTACTTAGGGCAGCcttcttttattaactaactaacctGGTTTCCTTCCTACTACAGGCCCGACTACGCCATATAGCGGCGTTGAAAACGGTAAATTCGCTTATGCCGGGTATACATGTGTTTGGAATCTTCTTGATTATCCGGCCGTTTCGTTCCCCTGTGGTGTCAGGACTGACAAGGCTATTGATACGCCGTATGTCAAGCATCAGGCATTGAGTGACATGGACGCGCAGATTCAGAAGGATTGTCAGTTCCCCAATACTCTTCGCAGACTCAAATATTAACGGAACTACAGATTTCGCCGAGTACGTGCATGGCATGCCGGTTAGCCTGCAACTGGTGGGCCGCAAGCTCCAAGAGGAACGTTTGTTGGCTATGACGGATCTCGTACTGAAGGCTGTCACGCCATAACGACTTGGTAGATGCGATTTAGGTGGAATATACGGAAGTATCAAAGTGACCGCTGGGCTGAGTTAGACTTACCTCACATATATCAATAATAGTATAGTTTGGAAGTATTGTACACTAGCATGCTCAGAT encodes:
- a CDS encoding uncharacterized protein (COG:S;~EggNog:ENOG410PSTT;~InterPro:IPR021858), which codes for MSAGTKSGEKSLVSAWQDPSLSTEPGLIGRLLLFLASEDIRVGFEECGGYLAKYLLGRDDLYWRIFSQQRYILERHWGQSYPEYEAMCDLETTAAIELGNKVGLLFHKVNELSKMASEEAKPLDLEIESGIRELETQYSPILRMTRISTAPRTPLLRTADAAVISLYFVKLYHFRLMLSDHTQATPPHIISAMTELMNIAHRAFGEPDYWGHEVFQLPLFMAGVETKDRIHVEWILSKITRLRFRTALSQIISIQDLTGTRLSIARIRQILEDPVVSDTAVY
- a CDS encoding uncharacterized protein (COG:G;~EggNog:ENOG410QDHG;~InterPro:IPR020846,IPR011701,IPR036259;~PFAM:PF07690;~TransMembrane:12 (i35-58o78-95i102-120o132-151i163-182o194-214i265-292o298-320i327-347o359-377i389-408o420-441i);~go_function: GO:0022857 - transmembrane transporter activity [Evidence IEA];~go_process: GO:0055085 - transmembrane transport [Evidence IEA]); its protein translation is MNIPEKEEKAMPTVQVGVLHCENEKALMRKVDWHILPVMLAAYMLQFLDKTALGYTAIFGVPESLNLVGDQYSWASSAFYFGFLVASYPVSLCFVKFPIGRFLSISFLIWAIFLACHGATSNFASLVTVRVLLGALESTIGPGLSLVTGLWYKRSEHASRHGIWFAGNSISSIFGGLLTYGIGHISNSVDPWRWIFIIFGIVTFAYGIVLFIYLPDSPRNARFLSKKEGEFVHQRAQQETHTAVSYKWSQSQCVEALVDPKTWLIFVYAMGSCIPNGGLTSFGSIVIAGFGYSTFDTLLVSLPTSVFTLIWVVLATIVTSKVPKSRCIAAAVLSLISLAGCLMVSQIDPTKKVARLAGMWLFPAYSAGVPIILSIIASNVAGYTKRTTVTAVMFIGNCAGNITGPFLFFTDEMPGYESAWLGIMISLAIAFVAILALRHLLQFQNQQRDRQQNGRIDPESRRVIDAEEVVTLDKDETDWENPGFRYYL
- a CDS encoding uncharacterized protein (COG:I,J,T;~EggNog:ENOG410PFMP;~InterPro:IPR023631,IPR036928;~PFAM:PF01425); its protein translation is MAWESIAATKRQALKASIPAEWVIPPRIFPPDAQLDVTTFPQESGFFTKHELEITSTPALEIVSNLSSGSWTSEEVTKAFCKTAAVAQQLTNCLTEILFDEAIMRAKDLDTYFQQTGKLKGPLHGLPISIKDNFNIVGHDSTIGFTSLVDKPAIYNSTVVDILLEAGAVLYCKTNVPTAMMITESVNNIFGRTVNPRNRSLTTGGSTGGEAALIAFGGSRIGVGSDIGGSLRMPAACTGLFTLRPSCGRFPNSLARACLEGQESVSGVTGPIAKTLDEIAFWARAIISQQPWIRDPKCLPIPWESTEINKKTVKIAILWTDGFVTPTPPVARALKETVQRLVEAGHEVITWAPTDHLEILSLLGRMFLADGGKSVRELLEPTGEPFRPEMKPYEDAKEMSVYDLWQMHRSRNALCKSYLDRWNDTGIDALLCPTTPYSGVENGKFAYAGYTCVWNLLDYPAVSFPCGVRTDKAIDTPYVKHQALSDMDAQIQKDYFAEYVHGMPVSLQLVGRKLQEERLLAMTDLVLKAVTP